In Vicinamibacterales bacterium, the genomic window CAGCGCACCGCGAACGAGGTGGTCGATCAGGCGCTGCCCTGGCTGGACGCCAACGCGCAGCAGCCGTTCTTCGCCTGGCTGCACCTCTACGACGCGCACTCCCCCTACCGTCCGCCCGAGCCCTTCGCGACCCGCTACAAGGGGCATCCGTACAACGGCGAGATCGCGTTCGCCGATTCACAGGTCGCGCGCGTCCTGGCGAAGCTCGAGGCGCTCGGCGTCTACGACCGCACCGTGATCCTGGTGATGGGCGATCACGGCGAGAGCCTCGGCGATCACGGCGAAGCGGCCCACGGCTTCTTCATCTACAACAGCGTCGTCAACGTGCCGTTCGTCGTCCGCGCGCCGTTCAGCACGATGCACGGGCGCCGCGTCGCCGATCCGGTCCGCTCGGTGGACGTGATGCCGACCGCGCTCGACCTGCTCGGCGTCGCCGCGCCGGCGGGCATCTCAGGCGTCTCGCTGGCCCCGCTGCTCGCCGGCAGCCGGCGCGAACTGGGGCTGGACGCCTACTCGGAGGCGCTGTATCCGCTCCACCATTACGGCTGGAGCGATCTGCGCGCGCTGCGGTCCGGGCGCTACAAGGTGATCGACGCGCCGCGGCCGGAGCTGTACGACCTCGAGCGCGATCCGCAGGAAGCAGCCAACCTGTTCGAGGCGCGGCGGCAGCTCGGCGACACGATGATCACGCAGCTGCGCGCCATGGAGGCGAAGTTCGCCAGAACCGAGGCGGCCCTGCCGGCGGCGGACGTCGACCCCGAGGCGCGGCAGCGGCTCGCCGCGCTCGGCTACGTCGGCTCGTTCGTCGCGACGGCGTCCGATTCGCGCACCAACCGCGCCGATCCGAAAGACAAGATCGGCGTGTTCAACAAGCTCGGCCGCGCCACCGAGATGACGAAAGAGCCCGACGAAGAGGGACAGTCGCAGTTCCCCGAAGTGGTCGCGCTGCTCGAAGACATCCTGCGCACGGATCCGGAGGTGATCGACGCCTGGTTCATGCTCGGCACCCAGCACATGACCCACGGCCAGCCGGAGAAGGCGGTGCAGTATTTCAAGAAGACGCTGGCGCTCAAGCCGGATTACGACCTCGCCGTTCACAACCTGGCGCAGGCCTACCGTCGCATGGGCGACGATGCCGCGGCGCTGGCGGGATTCGAGCACTACCTGACGCTCGATCCCAACGACGCGTTCGTCCATTACCAGATGGGAGAAATCTGGATGGACCGCGGCGAC contains:
- a CDS encoding sulfatase-like hydrolase/transferase, producing the protein MRRLNVMNKSRRIAMAAAVVLLAAAAAFAAWRLLPRSVRTSSGVDLGTLPGTARGGPLNLVVITLDTTRADRMGAYGNTGVETPAFDRLAREGVLFEHAVSVAPLTLPVHSSLFTGKFPPEHGVRDNGGFFLGNEQVTLAEVLKGRGYRTAGFVGAYVLDSKWGIGQGFDTYYDKFDLSESRGVSLGAIQRTANEVVDQALPWLDANAQQPFFAWLHLYDAHSPYRPPEPFATRYKGHPYNGEIAFADSQVARVLAKLEALGVYDRTVILVMGDHGESLGDHGEAAHGFFIYNSVVNVPFVVRAPFSTMHGRRVADPVRSVDVMPTALDLLGVAAPAGISGVSLAPLLAGSRRELGLDAYSEALYPLHHYGWSDLRALRSGRYKVIDAPRPELYDLERDPQEAANLFEARRQLGDTMITQLRAMEAKFARTEAALPAADVDPEARQRLAALGYVGSFVATASDSRTNRADPKDKIGVFNKLGRATEMTKEPDEEGQSQFPEVVALLEDILRTDPEVIDAWFMLGTQHMTHGQPEKAVQYFKKTLALKPDYDLAVHNLAQAYRRMGDDAAALAGFEHYLTLDPNDAFVHYQMGEIWMDRGDTAKAEGLFRKALELDPQVAAAKNALGVMALQRGDAAGAERLIREAIATKPNVRLGHFNLALIAEQRGDLRTAEREYLEELKAHPEAYKAAFNMSRLYEKVGDREGQIAALKQSIVSNPQFAEGHIFLAKAYLDAGRNFDEAIQLARKGAGLHPSPEIAPLAHYVLADIYSRQGRPAESAREAARGRALEQRPNR